A single window of Solenopsis invicta isolate M01_SB chromosome 3, UNIL_Sinv_3.0, whole genome shotgun sequence DNA harbors:
- the LOC105202776 gene encoding regulator of G-protein signaling 17 isoform X6: MIEMSSGLGATAMGIGVSHGTGGEGVAGGCRLRAQNQGQASGSTMQHSNPQQSSQQQQQSQQQQQQAPASQQQSQQQQAAGFTGRSKKDNCCLWWCCCCPCSCPCRNKCLAAVGGNSTGSGGAGDQDKKKGNAGVGGEHGSGISIAGAGAGNGLDGLDGLDGGLERCSLEEVRAWGSSFDKLMKSAAGRKLFREFLVSEYSEENIAFWLACEQLKRESNPETIEEKARFIYEDYISILSPKEVSLDSRVREIVNHNMVEPTPHTFDEAQLQIYTLMHRDSYPRFVNSEIYRRVARMNSSCPPSPSTGQQELSGKTKSKRGAT; this comes from the exons ATGATAGAG ATGTCGAGTGGACTTGGTGCAACTGCAATGGGAATTGGCGTTAGTCACGGGACTGGCGGCGAAGGTGTAGCTGGTGGTTGCCGCCTCCGTGCACAGAACCAAGGCCAGGCCTCGGGGTCCACGATGCAGCACAGTAATCCGCAACAATCGtctcagcagcagcagcagtcgcagcagcaacagcaacaggcGCCCGCGTCGCAGCAGCAGTCCCAGCAACAGCAGGCGGCCGGATTCACGGGCCGATCGAAGAAGGACAACTGTTGCCTATGGTGGTGCTGTTGCTGCCCGTGTAGTTGCCCGTG TAGGAATAAATG TTTGGCGGCAGTTGGCGGAAATTCAACGGGTAGCGGCGGTGCGGGTGATCAGGACAAGAAAAAGGGTAACGCCGGTGTCGGCGGCGAGCACGGCAGCGGCATCAGCATCGCGGGTGCAGGTGCGGGTAACGGTCTCGACGGACTTGACGGCCTCGACGGCGGTCTGGAGCGCTGCAGTTTGGAGGAGGTTCGAGCATGGGGCTCGTCCTTCGATAAACTGATGAAGAGCGCTGCCGGCCGCAAGCTCTTCAGAGAGTTCCTCGTGAGCGAATACAGCGAAGAGAACATCGCTTTCTGGCTTGCTTGCGAGCAACTCAAGAGGGAGAGCAATCCTGAAACAATCGAGGAGAAGGCACGCTTCATTTACGAGGATTACATATCCATACTTTCGCCAAAGGAA GTGAGTCTGGACTCACGAGTGCGAGAGATCGTAAATCATAACATGGTGGAGCCTACGCCACACACCTTCGACGAGGCGCAGCTACAAATTTACACCCTCATGCATCGGGACTCGTATCCACGTTTTGTCAACAGCGAGATTTATCGGAGGGTGGCCAGAATGAATAGCAGCTGTCCGCCCAGTCCGAGTACCGGCCAACAAGAGCTCAGTGGGAAAACGAAAAGCAAGCGAGGAGCGACGTAA
- the LOC105202778 gene encoding protein charlatan, which yields MEGNGTRMDYEDMFREITKKLYGEDPDHRTSSVQNEFEASVSYKNDDDTENGTEGSDEGNWTYEDEALKGTDGSRIAAYHAGKAIWRCDECGDIITSGPREVAEHFIEHHSSRILVDGSRNRHHSPRKDYLQTDFKVEDIVIYLERLRERAERAAPPSRRTQETQTVPAALLPVTSSFLLQELPSAPTPQHLQQNTTTLSTPVAATTNNLKRYVCQYCPYGTDRRDLFTRHENIHREEKPFHCYMCYKAFNRADHVKKHFTRMHRDHPYDLSRIRRPAGTTAPKPLQQDSTAATPTTVNVSQQQPQQQHMSNQFGFASNKGYQLQPNAATSAGTGTGTTSIHQAIIMPSPAGIAQSDANNCNTGRRVQNGGCNSKSHLKGGSKTQERRYTCVYCPWTGVDNWCLKRHLNTHTKPFGCSLCEYKAARAERLATHVLKVHNRRQCSRCSFLGEDANQLQLHQVHAHRTSVPSTSTAQSIPPPSNRHQQPLHPVGGGRPPPGPPVFPAPAPAIAPATTVIPPSTILGWQSLLTSQEASRLSEPSSSQVLETSSVNGPNGKENHQKLAERRSRKQSQPRQVIWHRDHRKRYLIPALGSVNVRIQKFKIKSKNFQRSASQRMFKCHLCPKHAPARGKTHRPYHSRASLTLHILWRHKRGSWSAKNQLSKSSAPTTSSITLKATFFTNPNYRYNR from the exons ATGGAAGGAAATGGAACGAGAATGGACTACGAGGATATGTTTAGAGAAATTACAAAGAAACTTTATGGCGAAGATCCCGATCACAGAA CGTCGAGCGTACAGAACGAGTTTGAAGCCTCAGTTTCCTATAAAAATGACGACGATACCGAGAATGGTACCGAAGGTAGTGATGAAGGGAACTGGACATACGAAGACGAAGCACTTAAGGGAACCGATGGAAGTCGAATCGCGGCTTACCATGCTGGAAAAGCCATATGGCGATGTGACGAATGTG GAGATATCATAACGAGTGGTCCACGAGAAGTTGCCGAACACTTTATTGAACATCACTCATCGAGAATCTTAGTCGATGGCAGTAGGAATAGGCATCATTCACCACGAAAAGATTATTTACAAACGGATTTTAAAGTGGAGGATATAGTGATATATTTAGAAAGACTTCGTGAACGCGCCGAAAGAGCAGCTCCTCCTTCTCGAAGAACACAAGAAACACAAACTGTACCTGCGGCTTTACTGCCGGTTACATCGAGCTTCCTTTTGCAAGAACTGCCATCCGCGCCTACGCCACAACATTTGCAACag AACACAACTACATTGTCTACTCCAGTTGCGGCAACTACGAACAATTTAAAACGTTATGTTTGTCAATACTGTCCTTATGGTACGGACAGACGAGACCTTTTTACACGACATGAAAATATCCATCGTGAAGAAAAACCGTTTCATTGCTACATGTGCTATAAAGCGTTTAATCGTGCGGATCACGTGAAGAAGCATTTCACGAGGATGCACCGTGATCATCCATACGACTTATCGAGGATACGAAGACCGGCGGGAACAACCGCTCCCAAGCCATTGCAACAAGACTCGACGGCAGCAACGCCGACGACTGTCAACGTCAGCCAACAGCAACCTCAACAGCAACACATGAGCAATCAATTCGGTTTCGCTAGCAATAAGGGCTATCAGCTGCAGCCAAACGCTGCTACATCTGCTGGTACTGGTACTGGAACTACCAGCATTCATCAAGCGATTATTATGCCTTCTCCGGCTGGCATAGCGCAATCTGATGCAAACAATTGCAATACAGGCAGGCGAGTACAAAACGGCGGATGCAATAGCAAAAGTCATCTTAAGGGCGGTTCCAAGACGCAAGAACGAAG GTACACTTGCGTATACTGTCCATGGACCGGAGTTGACAATTGGTGCTTAAAGCGGCATCTGAATACGCATACAAAACCATTTGGATGCAGCTTGTGTGAGTACAAAGCAGCACGCGCTGAGAGGCTGGCAACGCACGTTCTAAAGGTACACAACAGGAGACAATGTTCGAGATGTTCGTTTCTTGGAGAAGACGCGAATCaattgcaattacatcaggtgcacGCTCATCGCACTAGTGTGCCATCAACATCAACGGCTCAGAGTATTCCACCACCGAGTAATCGTCATCAGCAACCTTTGCA TCCCGTGGGAGGAGGACGACCGCCACCTGGGCCACCAGTTTTTCCAGCACCGGCTCCAGCAATTGCACCTGCTACCACTGTGATACCACCAAGTACTATACTCGG TTGGCAGTCACTATTGACGTCACAGGAAGCTAGCCGACTTTCGGAACCATCATCATCACAGGTTTTGGAAACGTCATCCGTGAACGGGCCGAATGGGAAGGAAAATCATCAGAAGTTGGCAGAAAGACGATCTCGGAAGCAAAGTCAACCAAGACAAGTGATATGGCATCGAGATCATAGAAAACGATACTTAATTCCAGCCTTAGGATCAGTAAATGTAagaattcaaaaattcaaaattaaaagtaaaaattttcaaagatcaGCTTCACAGAGAATGTTCAAGTGTCATTTATGCCCGAAACATGCGCCGGCACGAGGAAAGACTCATCGGCCATATCATAGTAGGGCTTCTTTGACACTTCATATATTATGGAGACATAAACGAGGATCTTGGTCGGCCAAGAATCAATTATCAAAAAGTTCGGCACCGACCACCTCCTCGATTACACTTAAAGCAACGTTTTTCACTAATCCGAATTATAGATATAATAGATAA